The genomic window TTCATTATCATCATCTTCATAAACGCTCTTCACTACATACAGAATTCCGCAGATCATAAAGGCATTGGAGGCGGTTCGCTTATCATATGACGTATCCCATGATCCCTCCACTCGGAGCGTGTAAGGGTTCAGCTGACTGACAACAATTCGTCCGTTGTTCTGTTCAGTGGCGTAAATGACCCACAGTCCGTTTTCATCCACTGCCAGATCGATGTCAGTTTTCCCACCCCAGCGATACGGCGAGGTGTCGTGGTAATTAGCATTAGCGATAATCGCCTCGCCGCTCTTGATACGAGTTCTCAGGTCGAATTTAACAATGTTGCGTGTACGTTCCTTGTTGAAGAACAGCGCACCGTCGTACACCACAAAGCCTGTGCCGTCCACACGATGGGGCAGTCTGTATGTCGTGGTAGGACGACCCGCAATAAAGTCCTCCTTCGATGTATACTCGGTCAGCGTATCTGTGCGGTAAGGTGTCCAGGGCATATAGTAGATCTTGTTGGATGACTGTAGCGGGTCTTTACACCATGAACCAGATTGGTGGTCCGACTCAAAGAGGTGCTCAGTCTGATACACACCTCTCAATACACCTGGACAGAGAAAGACTGAAAGAGCAAAAGAGCGAGCGGGTGAGTCAGCCAtacttgaatgcatttttttaatcacataaacAAATAACATGGATTTCACACATGCAATGGTCTACTGTACTCTCGTTTATGATGAGCGTGTTTTTCATTTGTGAATTAAAATTGATTTTGAGGACACAAAGTTAAACAATGTcctgcactgttaaaaatattacgtaaaatatacggtaaaaaaacggcagctgtggttgctagaatcatactgtaaaaaatacggtaaaaccgtttttttgtttaacggttttataccgtaaaaaaCACAGTTACACTGTTGTAGCTTTAacggttttactttatatttaaattttaataccaTAATtcaactgatataatattaatatacgaacttattgaagcactgaaatctgttttgtacctttgtattacactggcaaccaccaaaagcaggtggtgataaGAGAGTCACGtggtgaaacaaagcccatcacaagcagcttttaaataataagatatatagaaggtgcacggtgtcattcacacaagcactaaacaccatcatggtgagtcattaaactgaaatatgcaataaacattaatttaacaacattttatgtaacatacaaacctaataaacataacagatgagaaaaaattaCGAAGAAACATAGTGAttgcaaagaaaaaacattaaattcaaacaaaatttgaaatgcgacgcagagaattctgggaacgtaagtTTACAGTTTTTCCatgtaaagtttacaggaaattaccgttaaccagtaaacaggtttttactgtagcattttcacagttttttaccgttaaaacaacagtcattttttacagtatgatttaaagaagaaaaagcaTGATAATAGAATGAAATTATTGCATATAAATCCTTAGCCCTAGAAAGTAGCTTGGAGTAATCAaagttccctttcgaagggaacttcgacaatacgtcaacgacgctatggggaacgcctcaggtgtgacaggtgtctgaaatcaaatatcaactcacagcaatcatgctgaccggcgacagccgtgaatcatcagcttgaatgatgagcgtgcgacctggatataaaaagggcgccttgaaaccatgacaatatccttttcgtcttcagggactgttttgtctgatttaaacgtCTGCTTACAGCGAAGAAATGAAACGCACATCTAAGGCAAGTCCTAAAAGTTTTGTGAAATGTGCTGACCCGTGCCCAAGATATTTGGATCAtcctgtgcaaattgtgagcGGTTTCCTATGAAAACGCTCCGGTCTCGTCGGGCTCTCTTCTCGAGGGAAGAGAGTTCAGCGTCTGGTCCTCGCGGATCGGGTCCCGCtcgtgccgaggcagagcggcgacgcgcttcatggggctcccagatggagctcgctgacagtctcgagaggggcgttaacctctcggacgcgtcatcggctgacgagagtgagctgcaggtggatgacggagacttttctcctacttatactgcagcgagtgctcttcaggccgggcaagagatggctgaggaggatgatttagatcctcaacctcgtcagccatcctgccccgtgtacgcagagctggtggaagttatggagcgcgccactgacaaacttcagttgccatggcggcgcgctcagggagagatcgttcgcggtcgtttggatgatcggtttctccctgaacatagaccaccagctcagcagagccttccattccttcctgatctccattcagagatcgagagggcatggaagaaaccgtactctgcccgtattcatcgacatcagcggggcaacttcgctgatgttgaggggatcggTGAGTACGGTTATGTGTCGATGCCGCCCGTTGAAGAGACGTTTGCGAACTATCTCGTTTCTGGGCGGGTGTCGACACTAAAAGCTCCGACTCTGCCATCCAAGCCCCTTAAAGCCACGGCTCGCTTGAATGGCAGAGCGTACACGGCGGCAGGTCAGCCATCCTGCCCCGTGTACGCAGAGCTGGTGGAAGTTATGGAGCGCGCCACTGACAAACTTCAGTTGCCATGGCGGCGCGCTCAGGGAGAGATCGTTCGCGGTCGTTTGGATGATCGGTTTCTCcctgaacatagaccaccagctcagcagagccttccattccttcctgatctccattcagagatcgagagggcatggaagaaaccgtactctgcccgtattcatcgacatcagcggggcaacttcgctgatgttgaggggatcggTGAGTACGGTTATGTGTCGATGCCGCCCGTTGAAGAGACGTTTGCGAACTATCTCGTTTCTGGGCGGGTGTCGACACTAAAAGCTCCGACTCTGCCATCCAAGCCCCTTAAAGCCACGGCTCGCTTGAATGGCAGAGCGTACACGGcggcaggtcaggctggtgctgcccttcataccatggcagtgctccaagcctaccaagctgacctgctgcaggatcttgaccagggggcagggctgtcccctgaggcagtcgctgagttgcgccggaccacagatttgtccctccgggccactaaacagactgctgccgcgatcggccgatcgatggcggcgatggtggccacagagaggcatctgtggctcaaCTTGGCTGATATCGGGGAGAAAGAAAAATCCCTTCTCCTTGATTCACCAGTTTCGCCTGCTAAACTTTTTGGCACCTCCGTTGAGGCGGTGGTTGGAAAGTTTAGGGAGGCGAAGGCGCGCTCAGCTGCATTTAAGACCTGCATACCTCTGAGATCCGGGCCCCAGCCCAGGCAGGCGGGAGGACCTGGTCCGTCTTGGTCTGAGGACCGTAGGCAGGACCAGAGGTCTAGTGTCGCCTCTCGTGCCCCCCCTCCATGGAGGAGTAGAACACAGAGGAGGCGGGCCTCCCGCAAAAAGAGGGACTTAAGGGAGGTCATTCAGCACAAGCGCTGCAACGCTCAGCGGAAATAGGGTTTGATCTCCCTGGAGGGCCTTTTCTAccagccctctccctcttcttgacACCCCAGGCGTTTACGTTACACCAGCCCTGGGGATGGGCCTTATGATGAGAACTATGTTCTGATGGCCCACTGTAGCAACTGGTTGATGTGAGCgcctcttttaggcatgtaaaagtggtcgaccccagattcattgagaactctctggcgagtcttcactccgcacgccgcaggtgaacgtttggtttgtaaaattctgtgtgtataactaacactgattgtatttctctacagaccctgttccctgtatagacctagggggtcattcttagaggagcaattaaagtatggactttagggccctgaagcctcccccagttggtggctagaacgaattaggaggaagctcaaagaagatttggcttctgtgctgagtatgtgatggccttcctgtcataacattttatatgcgtggtgggccaccgctcatttctgtttagcctcagggctattagccacccactgggtagagtagttggtcttcctaaaaaaaaaaaaaaaaacttttttgctttaggtttagactgacgctggcgcttcagatagatcttcagatagatgtcctgcctatcggtttgtgacattggtatcctgagtactcgctcccctgagctctgttgggtttcagtaggttgagtgttttcacggcctctcaatcaagtaggctgtggctccTCCGAGCCCTCAGGTAGATCTATGCTTGTAGGTCGGCCCTTATCCGGGCCGCCTCTGTAGCTGGCCTAGGCTATGCTAGGGATGTTGGAGGCGTGTTGCTAAGTATAGCTGCCACATTCATTATGTGTTGGGCTTCCTCCCCTTGATTTCAGCCTCCTCCCttaaatgggagttgttggccaaggcccgcccctttctctgcattcaggggtgatagagtaatgcagggtggtagctgaggtaggatcagtctggcagggttaggccatctttcgctctgcgaagtgagagtttgtcagaccatgccgaacagagatgttttgggcctctagagctggctccactcagcccgttgagctaatcgctcgaccgatgggttgaagtgggttggcttgcaatttagcccccccgttcccctaggctgggcgcaggacaaatccctgtcaccctttggagccacttgcaggcctgctccctgtctaacattgcaggggcatatggttgttactcccccgctgactcagggtagttttgagtagtccattctcagctctgtatgtatctacctcacaccacgatggctccggttgagcagggagttctaaacTACATTTCATTCCGGTTTTTGAACTCCGCTCCCTTTGAAGCCAGAGCATTGCCATGGGCTGACGCCTATGCATTTAGTAGGTAGGCCCCTAATGGGGCCTCCACTAGGCAGAATGGCGTATGTTGTACTCCCCTGCTATAAGGGTATTGCTATTTGCTGAGTACACTGCCTCTGGCAATGTGATTAGGTACCAGGATGCTGTAGCAACAGATTTCTGCCACGAAGGCTGCACAGTTGGGTAGTAGGCCCCAGCAGGCCTCCTTGACGGAATAGCCCCCAATAGGGCTCCTAGGCTAGCTCACCTTCGGTGGTTGGCCCTGGTAGTTCGGGCAGAAAGCTCACTGCTGATTAGTAGGCCTTAACAGGCCTCCTCTGAGGTGGGTCGCAACATTGTGGAACGTACACTTGGACAAAACTATAGgaaaagtttttaatagtatGGTTCCAGCAGTGTTCGGTAAAGTAGCAGAATAGACTCCCTATCAGCTAGCAGGCTCGACCAGGCCTCCCTGTTAGGCGAGTCCCCAGCAGCAGTTACATCCAGCTGATTAGactgtttcaggtagtaggcctcttcaggcctccctgaaggtgggctcccacattttgtggtggtcaggtagtaggctttactaggcctccctgagggtttaatcccacatactgtggttactaggtggcaggccccacaggcctccctggagttgaattcccgcttctttgaactgtcaggtagtaggcctcataaggcctccctgaaggcaaagccccaaagacagtcaactggactgccagtctggctcactatcagctatggttttcaggtagtaggcctctccaggcctccctgaaagtaagctttcctgcactgtgtttatcaggtagtaggcctcactaggcctccctgaagttgagctcccacatactgtggttgtcaggtagtaggcctcaccaggcctccctggagttgagttccaaatgactttcagtttccacttaaggtggttatctggtaacaggtagtaggcctctctaggcctctctgtaggtgaactcccacatattgtggttatcagatagcaggcttcaccaggcctctctgaaggtgagctcccacatactgtgagctcccacatactgtggttgtcaggtagtaggcttctccaggtctccctgggagtagtttcacggtgatgctgggttt from Carassius auratus strain Wakin chromosome 1, ASM336829v1, whole genome shotgun sequence includes these protein-coding regions:
- the LOC113107622 gene encoding uncharacterized protein LOC113107622 — its product is MAEEDDLDPQPRQPSCPVYAELVEVMERATDKLQLPWRRAQGEIVRGRLDDRFLPEHRPPAQQSLPFLPDLHSEIERAWKKPYSARIHRHQRGNFADVEGIGEYGYVSMPPVEETFANYLVSGRVSTLKAPTLPSKPLKATARLNGRAYTAAGQAGAALHTMAVLQAYQADLLQDLDQGAGLSPEAVAELRRTTDLSLRATKQTAAAIGRSMAAMVATERHLWLNLADIGEKEKSLLLDSPVSPAKLFGTSVEAVVGKFREAKARSAAFKTCIPLRSGPQPRQAGGPGPSWSEDRRQDQRSSVASRAPPPWRSRTQRRRASRKKRDLREVIQHKRCNAQRK